The following are encoded together in the Cydia pomonella isolate Wapato2018A unplaced genomic scaffold, ilCydPomo1 PGA_scaffold_96, whole genome shotgun sequence genome:
- the LOC133534395 gene encoding uncharacterized protein LOC133534395: MSARNLLDIVSIQNIHKHKQEPLVVLERLRDDEIPSPVLPNGRCVRPRIRVPLRRRKVKGNKGNMCLRSGKRKSTDAGKGPTKKRKKLSSESTDDIPLVYYFNNRPAKPHNRQHRQKDITVTDKKQKAPVREKRTPAPKKTVTKERSDSTVDKPPSRAESKARQLKKGLPKDARWSTLRSARAPSETRSIVRRLRNKVLLGKPIYLFIRMAKIQSFIHMKYR; encoded by the exons ACATACACAAACACAAGCAAGAACCACTCGTGGTGCTCGAACGTCTTCGAGACGACGAGATACCGTCGCCCGTCTTGCCGAACGGACGGTGCGTCCGACCAAGGATCCGGGTGCCCTTGAGACGCCGGAAGGTCAAGGGCAACAAGGGCAACATGTGCCTGAGGTCAGGCAAGCGCAAGTCCACTGATGCCGGCAAG GGGCCCACTAAGAAACGAAAGAAGCTGTCCTCGGAGTCCACGGACGACATACCGCTCGTCTACTATTTCAACAACCGGCCTGCCAAGCCGCATAATAGACAGCACAGACAGAAGGACATCACAG TTacagacaaaaaacaaaaagcgCCAGTCAGAGAGAAACGTACGCCAGCACCAAAGAAAACGGTCACCAAAGAGCGAAGCGACTCCACGGTTGACAAACCACCTTCAAGGGCAGAGTCCAAAG CTCGGCAGCTAAAAAAAGGGCTACCGAAGGACGCACGCTGGTCCACGCTCCGCTCGGCGCGAGCGCCCTCTGAGACCCGAAGCATAGTGCGACGTCTGCGTAACAAAGTGCTACTAGGTAagcccatttatttatttattcgtatggcaaaAATACAATCGTTCATTCATATGAAATATAGGTAG